One genomic window of Octopus bimaculoides isolate UCB-OBI-ISO-001 chromosome 2, ASM119413v2, whole genome shotgun sequence includes the following:
- the LOC106876266 gene encoding transcription factor 20 isoform X5 — translation MGVAQEHCEKILENVHVLRQTLIGPMNHYPEDMPNPYGANTGRMALSSDYLTRDNPQMMSRGMSGYPLQSYGDHPSSHMMLSQQTSFHGHNAAAAAAMYNQHNQSQQFMGQRFSSPYQASHYSSMGAVAQSSAAAAAAVQMSAAQMSQLSAAQMSSMASNSMYSSSPASSSSSSHNPHSHPYMRHSSSCQNPQQVADNILQMASVNYPSNQTVHVPINKSRTAPYHLPRSPQYSMQTCNSPVQSQMRHNAAQYGYPSTSPHPPAARTSPISPMLMHSPASHHSNQSMPNSSPVSLHSPAPANVKSPVTTPSPITSSLRSPCAVQSMTSPVGCGKQICSPPHSINSSSGMQQSPLGSNSSSGYVSCNTSIKSPGPQHQQQQQQQQQQQQQQQQQQQQQQQPPQQQQHHHHQHHQQPQQQQQQQQPQHQQQPQQQRPPSQNRYSPHPIGSPISHAGSPYALSKAHINSPPQSQNFQHTPSMSPYVSDASQDSTASQSTAAPLVVKNPLQSLEKLVLLPESQVIDPKSVVNDACLPSPSHNNEGPKNCDIPSDHRNSGGCISSNSSSTSCSNSSTACGSTSCTDGKHCDNGNTTTSNNSGSNKSDYSFKISPPPPPNPTIAPLSLPPASSTLEDNGAIHGLIAKQDNNLNTKASPQQVSVPPPSPTLKWDVRFAEDTSNNTVSHTETSADTKLPDQLDIPTFNNKVPFQSKLENSPVEMKHEVVSFESNKQDILDSDNSSTATVNSSVSAPLDDTSSSSAISNSLFSPEQNSINASVTSCSNTATPSQTTSKSGCLVGNSSTDSANTPPHSMSSAVSAPLFSQPLANLEVEMETNSQDDNETPTSPKQLQCSPNPLVNGITDVYPSPDLSQSKEETLCLSPKCEDGISCSPKENKNQHKENTAELQVEIKLDVKTESSEGANNPNPSGSLKSNENPPQATRRSPRKKMTVNTSLSTDVNVVTASTTAMINTNTSFTVSSPVYSTSESSTLTNNSVSTPTSLSALLPATTTTTTATTTTTTAAVKQSVQTSATQTNLSKVKRSKRIQNNQTVKAIAQKEEQDNETSSRLRVRKDSGNTYTRQMRNSLLRSITTSQSKVYAGGGPEITGSCELDTVDDEHISRVEEPAEERTNGCEQTKTLSNSDSALDNSKEEGSTTEQSKLELDTDSLFQKDSIELVGDNTSQSKKEELSQAPKNKKRGSSRISQQTKSSQEEKSHTALGPTTEENKKCLFERATHSTSNEEEQIDNTTVIKKEPCDEDEQHSTTAAKASPMEHDVSGEDSSRTPEPMVRRRRKRQDSSSVDFDCVVDTNIMGDSVSYDENILCSKRKRTIKSEVFPSRNPEPETAPISKAPVEILEIDLTDESNPIKQEFSSNMENNSDLSDEEASDSKTNELCPDPQLSLNVEFKEELTPSETNETDGAMTPDKKSSTSAGKKKKKGRPPAKGSLRGRKISRGKSDIYSSFAPDSDSFKSLKLKKTMDLMSSTKKKKNEMGSVTTGPFIRMTTIKDEPASCIVVNQHQEDNDSKLNKKSKIKCPSTGSSVQISNLPSEKSVLVPRTSLIGDVWVCVLCGKGSTYKFLGDLFGPYYPEGFHPTVKSEKPDKVQVPPALTAPPLPSPLGQASNPDSSPNASTLTPISEDLSKMDSKHKRKRTLPFVEQTSGIDRRIRKSSSDERGCGSDLDCEQLNSDVSEVWVHEDCVVWSDGVYLIGNKLYGLEEAAAIASATICSICKERGAMVGCLHKGCTQKYHYICAAEKGCYLDEENFSLLCPKHKDKKMKNLDPQSSAKS, via the exons GTCCTATGAATCATTATCCGGAGGATATGCCTAATCCTTATGGTGCCAATACTGGACGTATGGCTCTAAGTTCTGATTACCTCACTAGAGACAATCCTCAGATG ATGAGTCGTGGTATGTCTGGTTATCCACTGCAGAGTTATGGCGATCATCCTTCCAGTCATATGATGCTTTCCCAACAAACTTCTTTTCATGGACACAATGCCGCTGCAGCTGCAGCAATGTACAACCAACATAACCAGTCTCAACAGTTCATGGGACAGCGTTTTTCTAGCCCCTACCAAGCCTCTCATTATTCTTCTATGGGTGCTGTGGCACAgagttctgctgctgctgctgctgctgtacaaATGTCAGCTGCACAAATGTCACAGCTATCAGCTGCACAGATGTCCAGTATGGCCAGCAACTCCATGTACAGTTCATCACCTGCTTCTTCTTCTAGTTCTTCCCATAATCCGCATTCTCATCCATATATGCGACACTCCTCCAGTTGCCAGAACCCACAGCAAGTAGCCGACAACATTTTGCAAATGGCTTCGGTAAACTATCCTAGTAATCAGACAGTACATGTTCCCATCAACAAGAGCCGGACTGCACCATATCACCTACCCCGCTCACCTCAGTATAGCATGCAGACTTGTAACAGTCCTGTTCAGTCTCAGATGCGTCACAATGCTGCTCAGTATGGCTATCCTAGCACATCACCCCATCCACCTGCAGCTCGTACATCTCCAATTAGCCCTATGTTGATGCATAGTCCAGCAAGTCATCATAGTAACcaatctatgccaaattccagtCCTGTCTCTTTACATAGTCCTGCTCCAGCCAATGTGAAATCTCCTGTCACTACGCCGTCCCCAATTACAAGTAGTCTTCGTTCGCCTTGTGCTGTTCAATCGATGACGTCACCTGTGGGCTGTGGAAAACAAATTTGCTCTCCTCCACATTCAATAAACAGTTCTTCTGGGATGCAACAGTCTCCATTaggcagtaacagtagtagtggttATGTTTCATGCAACACTAGTATTAAGTCTCCAGgtccacaacatcaacaacagcagcagcagcagcagcaacaacaacaacaacaacaacaacaacaacaacagcagcagcaaccaccacaacaacaacagcatcatcatcatcaacaccatcagcagcctcaacaacaacaacaacaacaacaaccacaacatcagcaacagccaCAGCAACAAAGACCTCCATCTCAAAATCGATATTCTCCTCATCCCATAGGTTCTCCTATTAGCCATGCTGGCTCACCATATGCATTGTCAAAAGCTCATATTAACAGTCCCCCTCAAAGCCAAAACTTTCAACATACACCATCAATGAGCCCATATGTTAGTGATGCCTCCCAGGACTCCACTGCTAGCCAATCTACAGCAGCTCCTCTTGTTGTCAAGAACCCCTTACAATCACTCGAAAAACTTGTGTTGCTTCCAGAGTCACAAGTGATAGATCCAAAGAGTGTAGTCAATGATGCTTGTCTACCCTCCCCCTCTCATAATAATGAAGGCCCAAAAAACTGTGATATTCCAAGTGATCATCGAAATTCTGGTGgctgtatttcttccaactcgTCCTCAACCTCTTGCAGCAATAGTAGCACTGCCTGTGGCAGTACCAGTTGTACTGATGGAAAACACTGTGATAATGGCAACACAACCACTAGCAACAATTCTGGCTCTAACAAGTCAGactattcatttaaaatatcaccacctccaccaccaaaccCTACTATAGCTCCTCTATCATTGCCTCCTGCTTCTTCAACACTGGAAGACAATGGGGCCATTCACGGTCTCATAGCCAAACAAGACAATAACCTGAACACAAAGGCATCACCACAACAGGTTTCAGTTCCTCCACCATCTCCTACGCTTAAGTGGGATGTGCGCTTTGCTGAGGACACCAGTAACAATACTGTGAGTCACACTGAAACATCTGCTGACACAAAACTACCAGATCAATTGGATATTCCAACATTTAATAATAAAGTCCCATTTCAATCTAAATTGGAAAATTCTCCAGTTGAAATGAAACATGAAGTGGTTTCTTTTGAAAGCAATAAGCAAGATATTCTTGACTCGGATAACAGCAGTACTGCCACTGTGAATTCCAGCGTAAGTGCACCATTAGATGATACATCTTCATCTTCAGCAATTTCCAATTCATTGTTCTCTCCTGAACAGAATTCTATAAATGCTAGTGTTACTTCTTGCTCAAATACTGCAACTCCATCTCAAACTACCAGCAAGTCGGGCTGTCTTGTTGGAAATTCTAGCACTGATTCAGCTAATACACCACCACACTCAATGTCCTCAGCTGTCTCTGCTCCATTGTTTTCTCAGCCTCTAGCTAATTTAGAAGTAGAAATGGAAACTAACAGCCAAGATGATAATGAGACACCTACATCTCCAAAGCAACTCCAATGCTCACCAAATCCTCTGGTTAATGGTATAACAGATGTTTATCCAAGTCCCGACCTCTCTCAAAGTAAAGAAGAAACTTTGTGTCTCAGTCCAAAATGTGAAGATGGTATTTCTTGCTCcccaaaagaaaacaagaaccaACATAAAGAAAATACTGCTGAACTACAAGTAGAAATTAAACTAGATGTCAAAACTGAGTCATCTGAAGGTGCCAATAATCCAAATCCTTCAGGTTCTTTAAAAAGTAACGAGAATCCACCTCAAGCAACCCGTCGCAGTCCAAGAAAGAAAATGACTGTGAATACTAGCCTTTCCACTGATGTCAATGTAGTAACTGCATCAACCACTGCAATGATTAACACAAACACATCCTTCACAGTATCATCACCTGTATATTCTACAAGTGAAAGCAGTACACTGACAAATAATTCTGTTTCTACTCCTACTTCCTTATCAGCCCTCcttcctgctactactactactacaactgctacaactactactacaactgctgctgtcAAGCAAAGTGTACAAACTAGTGCTACTCAAACAAATCTTAGCAAAGTGAAAAGATCAAAGCGTATCCAAAATAACCAAACTGTAAAAGCAATAGCTCAGAAAGAAGAACAAGACAATGAAACCAGCTCTCGGCTTCGTGTACGTAAAGATTCAGGTAACACGTATACGCGGCAAATGCGTAATTCTTTACTCCGATCAATTACAACTTCTCAGAGTAAGGTGTACGCTGGTGGGGGGCCAGAGATTACTGGCAGTTGTGAATTGGATACAGTTGATGATGAGCACATATCAAGAGTTGAAGAGCCAgcagaagaaagaacaaacgGTTGTGAGCAAACTAAAACCTTGTCCAATTCTGACAGTGCTCTGGACAACAGCAAAGAAGAAGGTAGTACAACAGAACAATCTAAGTTAGAGCTGGATACAGACAGTCTCTTTCAAAAAGACAGTATTGAGTTAGTTGGTGATAATACTTCTCAGTCTAAGAAAGAGGAATTAAGTCAGgctccaaaaaataaaaaacgagGCAGTAGCCGAATCAGCCAACAAACAAAATCTTCTCAAGAAGAGAAAAGTCACACAGCTCTTGGCCCTACGACTGAAGAGAACAAGAAATGTCTTTTTGAAAGGGCTACCCATTCAACTTCCAATGAGGAAGAACAAATAGATAATACCacagtaataaaaaaagaacCATGTGATGAAGATGAGCAACATTCCACGACAGCTGCAAAAGCTAGTCCCATGGAGCATGACGTCAGTGGAGAAGATAGTAGTCGCACTCCAGAACCAATGGTAAGAAGACGCCGAAAGCGACAAGATTCATCATCTGTAGACTTTGACTGTGTTGTGGATACAAATATAATGGGTGATTCTGTATCTTATGATGAAAATATTCTCTGTTCTAAGAGAAAAAGGACAATTAAATCTGAAGTTTTTCCTTCAAGAAATCCGGAACCAGAAACTGCACCAATTTCTAAAGCACCTGTAGAAATCTTGGAAATAGACTTGACTGACGAGAGTAATCCTATTAAGCAGGAATTTTCCAGTAACATGGAGAATAACTCTGACTTAAGTGATGAAGAAGCAAGTGATAGCAAGACTAATGAGCTTTGCCCTGACCCTCAACTTTCTTTAAATGTTGAATTTAAAGAAGAATTGACACCCtctgaaacaaatgaaactgaTGGGGCAATGACACCTGACAAGAAGAGCAGCACATCTGCtggtaagaagaaaaagaaagggcgACCACCAGCAAAAGGGTCTTTGCGGGGTCGAAAGATAAGTCGTGGCAAGTCTGATATTTATAGCTCTTTTGCCCCTGATAGTGACTCTTTCAAGTctttgaaactgaaaaaaacaatgGATTTAATGTCCagcaccaaaaagaaaaaaaatgagatgggATCTGTTACAACTGGCCCATTTATCCGGATGACAACTATAAAGGATGAACCGGCAAGCTGCATAGTTGTTAATCAACATCAAGAAGACAATGACTCCAAATTGAACAAGAAGTCTAAAATCAAATGTCCCTCAACTGGATCTTCAGTTCAGATATCTAATTTACCGTCTGAAAAATCTGTCTTAGTTCCCAGAACCTCTTTAATTGGGGATGTTTGGGTTTGTGTACTGTGTGGTAAAGGTAGCACTTACAAATTTCTCGGAGATTTATTTGGACCTTATTATCCAGAGGGCTTCCACCCTACTGTAAAATCAGAAAAACCTGACAAAGTGCAGGTTCCGCCAGCATTAACTGCACCTCCTTTACCCTCACCTCTTGGCCAAGCCTCTAACCCTGACAGCTCACCTAATGCTTCAACATTGACTCCTATTTCTGAAGATTTATCCAAAATGGACAGTAAACATAAACGGAAGAGGACTTTACCTTTTGTTGAGCAAACCAGTGGTATTGACAGGCGAATACGAAAGTCATCAAGTGATGAACGAGGTTGTGGCAGTGATTTAGACTGTGAGCAGTTAAATTCTGATGTATCTGAGGTTTGGGTCCATGAAGATTGTGTTGTTTGGTCAGACGGTGTATATTTAATAGGGAATAAACTGTATGGTCTTGAAGAGGCAGCTGCAATTGCTTCAGCTACA
- the LOC106876266 gene encoding mucin-5AC isoform X4, giving the protein MGVAQEHCEKILENVHVLRQTLIAGNNKTTGLPEQSPPSAHDSTLVNSASSVLRSVAMNVNLQRGPMNHYPEDMPNPYGANTGRMALSSDYLTRDNPQMMSRGMSGYPLQSYGDHPSSHMMLSQQTSFHGHNAAAAAAMYNQHNQSQQFMGQRFSSPYQASHYSSMGAVAQSSAAAAAAVQMSAAQMSQLSAAQMSSMASNSMYSSSPASSSSSSHNPHSHPYMRHSSSCQNPQQVADNILQMASVNYPSNQTVHVPINKSRTAPYHLPRSPQYSMQTCNSPVQSQMRHNAAQYGYPSTSPHPPAARTSPISPMLMHSPASHHSNQSMPNSSPVSLHSPAPANVKSPVTTPSPITSSLRSPCAVQSMTSPVGCGKQICSPPHSINSSSGMQQSPLGSNSSSGYVSCNTSIKSPGPQHQQQQQQQQQQQQQQQQQQQQQQQPPQQQQHHHHQHHQQPQQQQQQQQPQHQQQPQQQRPPSQNRYSPHPIGSPISHAGSPYALSKAHINSPPQSQNFQHTPSMSPYVSDASQDSTASQSTAAPLVVKNPLQSLEKLVLLPESQVIDPKSVVNDACLPSPSHNNEGPKNCDIPSDHRNSGGCISSNSSSTSCSNSSTACGSTSCTDGKHCDNGNTTTSNNSGSNKSDYSFKISPPPPPNPTIAPLSLPPASSTLEDNGAIHGLIAKQDNNLNTKASPQQVSVPPPSPTLKWDVRFAEDTSNNTVSHTETSADTKLPDQLDIPTFNNKVPFQSKLENSPVEMKHEVVSFESNKQDILDSDNSSTATVNSSVSAPLDDTSSSSAISNSLFSPEQNSINASVTSCSNTATPSQTTSKSGCLVGNSSTDSANTPPHSMSSAVSAPLFSQPLANLEVEMETNSQDDNETPTSPKQLQCSPNPLVNGITDVYPSPDLSQSKEETLCLSPKCEDGISCSPKENKNQHKENTAELQVEIKLDVKTESSEGANNPNPSGSLKSNENPPQATRRSPRKKMTVNTSLSTDVNVVTASTTAMINTNTSFTVSSPVYSTSESSTLTNNSVSTPTSLSALLPATTTTTTATTTTTTAAVKQSVQTSATQTNLSKVKRSKRIQNNQTVKAIAQKEEQDNETSSRLRVRKDSGNTYTRQMRNSLLRSITTSQSKVYAGGGPEITGSCELDTVDDEHISRVEEPAEERTNGCEQTKTLSNSDSALDNSKEEGSTTEQSKLELDTDSLFQKDSIELVGDNTSQSKKEELSQAPKNKKRGSSRISQQTKSSQEEKSHTALGPTTEENKKCLFERATHSTSNEEEQIDNTTVIKKEPCDEDEQHSTTAAKASPMEHDVSGEDSSRTPEPMVRRRRKRQDSSSVDFDCVVDTNIMGDSVSYDENILCSKRKRTIKSEVFPSRNPEPETAPISKAPVEILEIDLTDESNPIKQEFSSNMENNSDLSDEEASDSKTNELCPDPQLSLNVEFKEELTPSETNETDGAMTPDKKSSTSAGKKKKKGRPPAKGSLRGRKISRGKSDIYSSFAPDSDSFKSLKLKKTMDLMSSTKKKKNEMGSVTTGPFIRMTTIKDEPASCIVVNQHQEDNDSKLNKKSKIKCPSTGSSVQISNLPSEKSVLVPRTSLIGDVWVCVLCGKGSTYKFLGDLFGPYYPEGFHPTVKSEKPDKVQVPPALTAPPLPSPLGQASNPDSSPNASTLTPISEDLSKMDSKHKRKRTLPFVEQTSGIDRRIRKSSSDERGCGSDLDCEQLNSDVSEVWVHEDCVVWSDGVYLIGNKLYGLEEAAAIASATICSICKERGAMVGCLHKGCTQKYHYICAAEKGCYLDEENFSLLCPKHKDKKMKNLDPQSSAKS; this is encoded by the exons GTCCTATGAATCATTATCCGGAGGATATGCCTAATCCTTATGGTGCCAATACTGGACGTATGGCTCTAAGTTCTGATTACCTCACTAGAGACAATCCTCAGATG ATGAGTCGTGGTATGTCTGGTTATCCACTGCAGAGTTATGGCGATCATCCTTCCAGTCATATGATGCTTTCCCAACAAACTTCTTTTCATGGACACAATGCCGCTGCAGCTGCAGCAATGTACAACCAACATAACCAGTCTCAACAGTTCATGGGACAGCGTTTTTCTAGCCCCTACCAAGCCTCTCATTATTCTTCTATGGGTGCTGTGGCACAgagttctgctgctgctgctgctgctgtacaaATGTCAGCTGCACAAATGTCACAGCTATCAGCTGCACAGATGTCCAGTATGGCCAGCAACTCCATGTACAGTTCATCACCTGCTTCTTCTTCTAGTTCTTCCCATAATCCGCATTCTCATCCATATATGCGACACTCCTCCAGTTGCCAGAACCCACAGCAAGTAGCCGACAACATTTTGCAAATGGCTTCGGTAAACTATCCTAGTAATCAGACAGTACATGTTCCCATCAACAAGAGCCGGACTGCACCATATCACCTACCCCGCTCACCTCAGTATAGCATGCAGACTTGTAACAGTCCTGTTCAGTCTCAGATGCGTCACAATGCTGCTCAGTATGGCTATCCTAGCACATCACCCCATCCACCTGCAGCTCGTACATCTCCAATTAGCCCTATGTTGATGCATAGTCCAGCAAGTCATCATAGTAACcaatctatgccaaattccagtCCTGTCTCTTTACATAGTCCTGCTCCAGCCAATGTGAAATCTCCTGTCACTACGCCGTCCCCAATTACAAGTAGTCTTCGTTCGCCTTGTGCTGTTCAATCGATGACGTCACCTGTGGGCTGTGGAAAACAAATTTGCTCTCCTCCACATTCAATAAACAGTTCTTCTGGGATGCAACAGTCTCCATTaggcagtaacagtagtagtggttATGTTTCATGCAACACTAGTATTAAGTCTCCAGgtccacaacatcaacaacagcagcagcagcagcagcaacaacaacaacaacaacaacaacaacaacaacagcagcagcaaccaccacaacaacaacagcatcatcatcatcaacaccatcagcagcctcaacaacaacaacaacaacaacaaccacaacatcagcaacagccaCAGCAACAAAGACCTCCATCTCAAAATCGATATTCTCCTCATCCCATAGGTTCTCCTATTAGCCATGCTGGCTCACCATATGCATTGTCAAAAGCTCATATTAACAGTCCCCCTCAAAGCCAAAACTTTCAACATACACCATCAATGAGCCCATATGTTAGTGATGCCTCCCAGGACTCCACTGCTAGCCAATCTACAGCAGCTCCTCTTGTTGTCAAGAACCCCTTACAATCACTCGAAAAACTTGTGTTGCTTCCAGAGTCACAAGTGATAGATCCAAAGAGTGTAGTCAATGATGCTTGTCTACCCTCCCCCTCTCATAATAATGAAGGCCCAAAAAACTGTGATATTCCAAGTGATCATCGAAATTCTGGTGgctgtatttcttccaactcgTCCTCAACCTCTTGCAGCAATAGTAGCACTGCCTGTGGCAGTACCAGTTGTACTGATGGAAAACACTGTGATAATGGCAACACAACCACTAGCAACAATTCTGGCTCTAACAAGTCAGactattcatttaaaatatcaccacctccaccaccaaaccCTACTATAGCTCCTCTATCATTGCCTCCTGCTTCTTCAACACTGGAAGACAATGGGGCCATTCACGGTCTCATAGCCAAACAAGACAATAACCTGAACACAAAGGCATCACCACAACAGGTTTCAGTTCCTCCACCATCTCCTACGCTTAAGTGGGATGTGCGCTTTGCTGAGGACACCAGTAACAATACTGTGAGTCACACTGAAACATCTGCTGACACAAAACTACCAGATCAATTGGATATTCCAACATTTAATAATAAAGTCCCATTTCAATCTAAATTGGAAAATTCTCCAGTTGAAATGAAACATGAAGTGGTTTCTTTTGAAAGCAATAAGCAAGATATTCTTGACTCGGATAACAGCAGTACTGCCACTGTGAATTCCAGCGTAAGTGCACCATTAGATGATACATCTTCATCTTCAGCAATTTCCAATTCATTGTTCTCTCCTGAACAGAATTCTATAAATGCTAGTGTTACTTCTTGCTCAAATACTGCAACTCCATCTCAAACTACCAGCAAGTCGGGCTGTCTTGTTGGAAATTCTAGCACTGATTCAGCTAATACACCACCACACTCAATGTCCTCAGCTGTCTCTGCTCCATTGTTTTCTCAGCCTCTAGCTAATTTAGAAGTAGAAATGGAAACTAACAGCCAAGATGATAATGAGACACCTACATCTCCAAAGCAACTCCAATGCTCACCAAATCCTCTGGTTAATGGTATAACAGATGTTTATCCAAGTCCCGACCTCTCTCAAAGTAAAGAAGAAACTTTGTGTCTCAGTCCAAAATGTGAAGATGGTATTTCTTGCTCcccaaaagaaaacaagaaccaACATAAAGAAAATACTGCTGAACTACAAGTAGAAATTAAACTAGATGTCAAAACTGAGTCATCTGAAGGTGCCAATAATCCAAATCCTTCAGGTTCTTTAAAAAGTAACGAGAATCCACCTCAAGCAACCCGTCGCAGTCCAAGAAAGAAAATGACTGTGAATACTAGCCTTTCCACTGATGTCAATGTAGTAACTGCATCAACCACTGCAATGATTAACACAAACACATCCTTCACAGTATCATCACCTGTATATTCTACAAGTGAAAGCAGTACACTGACAAATAATTCTGTTTCTACTCCTACTTCCTTATCAGCCCTCcttcctgctactactactactacaactgctacaactactactacaactgctgctgtcAAGCAAAGTGTACAAACTAGTGCTACTCAAACAAATCTTAGCAAAGTGAAAAGATCAAAGCGTATCCAAAATAACCAAACTGTAAAAGCAATAGCTCAGAAAGAAGAACAAGACAATGAAACCAGCTCTCGGCTTCGTGTACGTAAAGATTCAGGTAACACGTATACGCGGCAAATGCGTAATTCTTTACTCCGATCAATTACAACTTCTCAGAGTAAGGTGTACGCTGGTGGGGGGCCAGAGATTACTGGCAGTTGTGAATTGGATACAGTTGATGATGAGCACATATCAAGAGTTGAAGAGCCAgcagaagaaagaacaaacgGTTGTGAGCAAACTAAAACCTTGTCCAATTCTGACAGTGCTCTGGACAACAGCAAAGAAGAAGGTAGTACAACAGAACAATCTAAGTTAGAGCTGGATACAGACAGTCTCTTTCAAAAAGACAGTATTGAGTTAGTTGGTGATAATACTTCTCAGTCTAAGAAAGAGGAATTAAGTCAGgctccaaaaaataaaaaacgagGCAGTAGCCGAATCAGCCAACAAACAAAATCTTCTCAAGAAGAGAAAAGTCACACAGCTCTTGGCCCTACGACTGAAGAGAACAAGAAATGTCTTTTTGAAAGGGCTACCCATTCAACTTCCAATGAGGAAGAACAAATAGATAATACCacagtaataaaaaaagaacCATGTGATGAAGATGAGCAACATTCCACGACAGCTGCAAAAGCTAGTCCCATGGAGCATGACGTCAGTGGAGAAGATAGTAGTCGCACTCCAGAACCAATGGTAAGAAGACGCCGAAAGCGACAAGATTCATCATCTGTAGACTTTGACTGTGTTGTGGATACAAATATAATGGGTGATTCTGTATCTTATGATGAAAATATTCTCTGTTCTAAGAGAAAAAGGACAATTAAATCTGAAGTTTTTCCTTCAAGAAATCCGGAACCAGAAACTGCACCAATTTCTAAAGCACCTGTAGAAATCTTGGAAATAGACTTGACTGACGAGAGTAATCCTATTAAGCAGGAATTTTCCAGTAACATGGAGAATAACTCTGACTTAAGTGATGAAGAAGCAAGTGATAGCAAGACTAATGAGCTTTGCCCTGACCCTCAACTTTCTTTAAATGTTGAATTTAAAGAAGAATTGACACCCtctgaaacaaatgaaactgaTGGGGCAATGACACCTGACAAGAAGAGCAGCACATCTGCtggtaagaagaaaaagaaagggcgACCACCAGCAAAAGGGTCTTTGCGGGGTCGAAAGATAAGTCGTGGCAAGTCTGATATTTATAGCTCTTTTGCCCCTGATAGTGACTCTTTCAAGTctttgaaactgaaaaaaacaatgGATTTAATGTCCagcaccaaaaagaaaaaaaatgagatgggATCTGTTACAACTGGCCCATTTATCCGGATGACAACTATAAAGGATGAACCGGCAAGCTGCATAGTTGTTAATCAACATCAAGAAGACAATGACTCCAAATTGAACAAGAAGTCTAAAATCAAATGTCCCTCAACTGGATCTTCAGTTCAGATATCTAATTTACCGTCTGAAAAATCTGTCTTAGTTCCCAGAACCTCTTTAATTGGGGATGTTTGGGTTTGTGTACTGTGTGGTAAAGGTAGCACTTACAAATTTCTCGGAGATTTATTTGGACCTTATTATCCAGAGGGCTTCCACCCTACTGTAAAATCAGAAAAACCTGACAAAGTGCAGGTTCCGCCAGCATTAACTGCACCTCCTTTACCCTCACCTCTTGGCCAAGCCTCTAACCCTGACAGCTCACCTAATGCTTCAACATTGACTCCTATTTCTGAAGATTTATCCAAAATGGACAGTAAACATAAACGGAAGAGGACTTTACCTTTTGTTGAGCAAACCAGTGGTATTGACAGGCGAATACGAAAGTCATCAAGTGATGAACGAGGTTGTGGCAGTGATTTAGACTGTGAGCAGTTAAATTCTGATGTATCTGAGGTTTGGGTCCATGAAGATTGTGTTGTTTGGTCAGACGGTGTATATTTAATAGGGAATAAACTGTATGGTCTTGAAGAGGCAGCTGCAATTGCTTCAGCTACA